CGGGTACAGGCTATCTTTCTATTGGGCACGATTTAGCGGCAATCCCACAAACTCCTAATCCAACCCGCATGAACCTATGGTACAACCTGCAGCAAACGTATGCAAACGCACCATTCGAAATATGAAATCAAACTTATCTAAAACGGACGCAATAAACTACATGAAAAAGAGCAttcaaatgaaacaatatttgtttatacTTTACGTTACATACGACTTTAAGtcagctttaaaaaaatactctcATCTCATTTCCTGCTATCTCTATGCGTGATGTTTTGTAAAGCCACTTTACGTTTAACGGGTACGCCTCCTCCTTTGCGTAGGCAGTGTTTTACTCGGTCGTCTTATCGACGGGCGTGTAATACATGGAATCGATAAAGCACCTGGTGAAATCTCCGATAAGTTCTCGATCCGGGACCGACTGTGCGACACCGTAAATGGCCATCTTTCCTTCGACGGGCTTGGTTGGATTCTTCATGATCAATGTCACCTTACTGCGGACGTCCTGGATGAACTTGTCCGCCACACCAGCCTCCGTGTGCATGTACGTCACGCAGATATGTATTCTAAAAATGAGGACAGATTTACATGGCAGAGAAAGAGGggacaaaaacaatgcaacaacTTACCCCGAGGGAAATTGGAGCGAGTTCAAATTCCAGCCCAGATTGCTTAACTCTCCGCCCAGTAGGAAAATGTCGAAATCACGCGACCCAATCCCGATGACACTTGTAGCGGGGGTACCGAAGATGAAGATGTTCTTGATGGCACGAAGtctgtaataaaacaaattgaagcAATCAACAGCGACTAACGGCAAACTGTTGCTAGGCAAACAGTGTTGCCTCCTTTCTGTCTTATACACTTACTCTTTCTCGATGTATCGAGTGGTATCGATGATACGCTTCGTTGCCTCCACGTAACCATCCAATCCAAAGTTCATCATAGTAGCCCAAGTCGCTGCGATAATGCCGCCCGCACGCGAACCATTTACCGTGGGTGAACCGTATACACCGCCTGGCCAGTCGGACGTCACGGTGTACTGGTAATGTCGGTAAACCTTCTCCGAGTACAACACTACCGATGAGCCTTTCGGCGTAAAGCCATACTTGTGCGTATCGGCCGAAATGCTCGTTACGCCGGGAATGCTAAAATCGAACGGGCGCACCGGATAACCGGCACGCTTCATGAACACAATCAAAAACCCACCGAGACATGCGTCGACATGCACCGGGATGTTGTACTTGCGCCCGAGTGCCGCTATCGCTTCGATATCGTCCATCGTACCGTACGGGAAATTCGGTGCCGATCCGACCAACATAACCGTGTTGCGATTGATGGCCCGTTCCATCGCCCTGATATCCACCTCGGTCGTGTCAGCATTTATCGGCACCACCTTTGTAAAGATTCCCAAGTATTTGGCCGCCTTATCGAATCCTGTATGGGCAGTGACGGGCAGTACCATGTTGGGTTTGGTAATACCACGCTGGTCGTTTGCATAATCGCGGTACGCTTTGCAGGCCATCATGATCGATTCCGTTCCACCCGTTGTCATGGTACCGCATGCACTTGGGCCACCGTGAAAAAGAGTAGCCGTCATCCGGACCACTTCTGCCTCCATTTTACACACGCCCGGAAACACATCAGGATGCAGCGGGTTAGTGTAGGACGCTTTACCATACACTTCCGTCACTAACCGAATCAGCTCGGGATTGTAATAGTACACGGCACCGGAAATGTATCCTTCCTTCCATCGGTAGTGCCCCAGTTCCAGGTATTCGTCCACTTGCTTGAGTATTTCATTCTGGCTCATGCCATCGTTTGGCAATTCGGTATAGTAGTTACCCGCCTGACTGATTTCCTTGATGAAACCGtcgtttattttcttaatttcGGCATCGATCTTCCTTCGCACCGCTGGTATGAGACGAGCTAGTTTGAACACCTTCTTTTTCGCTCGTCTGTAAAGGCTTTCCTCCTGGAACAGCACCTGACACAGCCACACTGCGCTGAGCACCGTAGTCGTAGTTATGGCAACGATCTGCCACGGCTGGCGTCCGGTGAAAACTCGATCGATCGTACCGGTAACAACTCGCAGGTGTGGTTCCATATCTTTACAGCGGAATGGCGATGACTGACCTGTTGTGCGTAGTGTTACCTCCGACGAAACGCGTAACTATGACCATAAGCAGGGAACAGTGCAATCTCCGATAACGACTCTGCTACTGATAAGAGCGATGcatggatgatgatgacggcaAGATTAACACTACGAAGGTTATACCCGTAAGAACGAAGGTTGTTTTGCCTTCTATAGAAATGTGTAAACTCGATCACTTGAGTTAAATTCTTCCTGCAAAACAAAGACAAATGAGCTGTGCTTAGTCACAAAGATTGAACATGGATGCAACGAGCGTTCTTTATTGTTCTCGTTACATTAATGTATACCTAGTAGACGATTCGATGCTAGCACAGGTTCGCTCCGGTCTCGATTCCAACCTTTGACTTCATAAATTGTTGGTCCCTAATGTTGAGATCGACACTAATGTATCGCAATGTTCCGCCCTTTATGTTATTCACACCACAAACCCATTTAAATATCTTCTATTTTGAATGTACGACAGCAAGCTTGACTCACTGCCTTGAggagatagaaaaaaacaccgatGCAACTCAGCACAATGACATTTGATAAACGTcaatttcaaaacataaacatgcaCAGTGTATACCATATTTTACGGATGCTTTTcctaaaaaataatgaattaattataaacCGATCTATAgttacaaatgaaaaaaaatgagacaaataattttcataCAATAGTTGATCAATGATAATATCATATGGAAAACGGACCTTCTGTTCGACATCAAGCGCAAGAAGCTGGTGTAGATGATTTGTCCGCACTGTACTTTTGACAGTGCAGCTtgtaaacacaaacaaacaagccacACAGTTTGAGCGGTATTCCATTCTTCACATAACTGATACAATATCAAAGAAACGAATGTTGAAATGACTACCATAACGCTGTAAGTAAAAGCAACACGGAATTCCACGCAAATACCATAGAATTCAACATCTTTCCTCCATTGTAGTCCCCGTCATGATGTTACGAAGTTTTGTCGCTTTTGTCTGTCGGAAATCAACCTTCTTAACGTGATCGGCGCTAGTGCGGAAGAGCAAGAGACTCATGGTGAATTGCTGCGGCTTGTGAACAATTATCTCAAAATCGAGTTCGAGCCTGACAAGGACTTCCCGAGTGCCATCTGTGAGATGTGTATTGCGTTGCTGCATGATTTTGACGCTCTGTACAGAAATGCACACGACTACAACTATGCGCTGAGATTGCTCGCGGAAAACCCGACAATGGCGGACATAGAAACGGAAATTCCTGTGAACACGATAGAACCGAGAATGGCTAATCTCGATGAACCCTCACCATTGGTTATCATCGAAATGGACAACAACGCCTACGGGGAAGAAATACTCGCTACAAATGCTTTGGACGGACAGATCGTCTTGGAAGATGTACCTGTAAACGATACCGCTGAACAAGAGGCACAGATCGATGTGTATCATGTCGATGGTGAGCTGCAGCATATCGTCATGGAGGGCGGTACCTGTATCGAAATTCAGTCTGAAGACGCTCCAAAACTAGAACCACCAGCACGAGGCAATCTACTAAATGCGTCTCTCACCAAAACCGGCCCAAACATATTGGTTAGAAAACGCATCACTCCACCATATGCAGCAACATCACCTCAGTTACCTAAGAaacctgtgccaatgaaaCCTTCAACGATTGCCGTAAATAATACCCCCACCAGGACACTAAACGTGCAAGCAAACACGAAAAGACCTTCTCAACAGGCCGGACACAAGCAATATGTGGCGGCAACAGGTCCAAAGCAACTTTTCCGTTGCAATCACTGTACGAATCTTTTTGTAGAACTTTCCAACTTATACAGTCACAGTTGCCCAAAACGGCAAAGAGAAACCGTTCCGAACAATTCTACCAGGCCGACGGTGGTATCTAGCGACGGTCAGCGGATTAAATGCAAGATGTGTAACATGTCCTACCGCACGAAGCTACAGTATCAGAAGCACGAATATGAGGTGCATGGTATTAGGAATGAAAACTTTGGCATCAAGTGTACCATTTGCCAGAAACTGTTTTCCCAGCGCCAGGATTACCAGCTACACATGAGAGCAATACATCCAACTCCAGGCATGAGTTTCGTAAAGGTACACTCTCAATGATAATTAGACTAAGGACAGAAATGTAGACTTGAATGTAGAATGACTACAATAAAGACTTCTACgacgatgaataaaaaaaaatattttcaacataTATTAAGTTTTATGCAATTCCCAAATAAAACTTACCGAGAACTGCAAGAATGCTTCGTCAATATCTGTTTCTAAAAATTGAGTATATCTTGCCCGACCCGTCATGTACTCAGTGTCATCATGATCTTCTACTTCAAATGAAAACTTCGCAACACCGCTACAGGTATGATCAACATGGATAGAATCTTCTGGTGCATTTCTCTTAGCTCCCCCACAATGGTGTACTTTCTTTGTTTGCACAgattttctgcttcttttctCGTACGCAATTTCTTATGCTTCCTTTTTTCACACATAATTACACACTAATAAACCATGCATGCCGCTATCTGTTTGGGCTGCTTGCCTACTTGTCCAACACACCGCTTAATGCTCCGGGCCGTGCGTCTGAATCACGTAGTGCGCAGGGTGGGTAGTTCGTGATAAATCGTTACCATTCCCTAACTCATCTGGACAATTTCCATCGAATCGCACCCTTCTCTTAGTTTCGCCAATTTGTATCAATTATCGCTAGATGTCTAATAtgtttctattgtttctgGTTCTTCGCTCACACTAAGTAACACCACATATGATTAATTAATGTTCTCGTTAGCactatgttttttgttgttgcactgACGCTGGACCACACATCTTTGTGCACCTTCACATGTGGGCTTTGCCGGAACTCGCTCACGGATCCTGGTGAGCGGACTCCATCAAACGAGGTTGCTGCTAGGTACAATTTGCATTCTAAAAACCCTACACTCTGCTCTGCTAATTGTTGTAACGTACGGGGAATGCCCAAAGCATCTCTTACGGGTTCTACGCCATCCAATCGGATCTACATCCCTATATCACCACGTGTCAGGATCGATTCTAGTTTTTCGATATTAGCTCGGATTTGTTCTCTTTTTGATCTTcttggaagaaaaaataaaacgtgcCTAAATTCAACAACCAACATTAATATCAAATTTTCGTATATATGTACTCTACTACACTACGCGCTTCGCTTCGCGCGGTATTGGTGTATTGTAAAAGGGAGCTAGTGGATTGACTCTCATACCCGTTCTACTAGCCGCATCAATCCACCCGGTGCACTTGTAGTCAAAATTTGCTCTAAATATCACTAAAAGATCGTTTCTATTGTTTGCTATAAACGATTGGTTGATGAGCTAGGATAAAAAATTGTACGAAGTCGATGTAATTTGGTGCTATTTCAGAAAGTCAAAGCTGGTCGTTGGATCATTCCTTGTTGCTATTGCAATGGTGAATAGTTGTGTTCTCTATCGATCGTTGTTTCAATTGGTCTATCTAGTGTAACGGTTGCAATGCCATCGGTACGTCCGTTGACGAACGGCAACCATGCCATCAAATCATCTCATCAGTCTGGGCCTACCATGTCTCCTTTGTGTTACAGACCGAACGGGGCTTTGCGGTTCGGATGGTCTGGTCACCATCAAAATGACAGTGGAAAGCCATTATACACCTTACAGAGCTGTTTTTCGTCAGAAGACGATTATGGAGAATGCTAGAGCTATGAAAGTTATACACATTCTTAGCATGGACAGAGTGGCCGAGACAGTACACTGACAAATAATTGCATGTTGCTGTCGGTGCTCCTTTCTAAGTAATGAAGGATAAAGTTTTGGACAACTTCAAAGTTGTTGCCCAAATTTATTGCTGCTAAAACAGGGAccgtctttttttgttcttgacCAAATGTATGATATCCAAgtttggtgtgtgtatgtgttcttCAGCTTTTCGACCTTCCTGTTGGTGGTTAAAAACACTAAGCTCGATACTATTGGTAAGGGGTAAATATGGTAAGGGGTTTGGTTCCTTCACATCTCATCTGTTGTGCTTAAATTCCTTACTTCCAATTGTGCTACTGCACATATTGATTTAGATTGTGTGAGATCGATGAACTGATGTAATTGAAAAAGCAATCCTTTCCCTTGTTTTGCTACGTGCCTCTTTCAATTGCACTCTAACATATACGCACGAAAATAGGATGGTTTTCTCCCACTTAATTCACTGGCTTTATTTTACTTGCTCAATGTGTACTTGCGAACCCGCTAGTTTCATTTCACTAATATACTCTAGTCTAAATTACGTTCCTCCGCTAAGCTGCTCACTCTCCATATAAAAggattaaagaaaaacatctaTCATCTGCCATTGAGAGTAATTGATttgagtttgtgtgtttccgcCGTACGGATCGTACCCCTGCGTTAGAACACGTAAAAATTGATGTACCTGCTGTGCCTATAACTTAACTCGTGGCAAGCGTATGAGGGCCCCGTAAATAATAaagcaaactatttatttaaGTCAACAACTTTTACATCGTGATCGAATAGAAACAATTGTCATATAAGGCTAATTAAGATATGTGACTGGTAGAATGAATTATGTGATAATCCCATTCGGGATTAAACA
This region of Anopheles marshallii chromosome 2, idAnoMarsDA_429_01, whole genome shotgun sequence genomic DNA includes:
- the LOC128717622 gene encoding sphingosine-1-phosphate lyase, which encodes MEPHLRVVTGTIDRVFTGRQPWQIVAITTTTVLSAVWLCQVLFQEESLYRRAKKKVFKLARLIPAVRRKIDAEIKKINDGFIKEISQAGNYYTELPNDGMSQNEILKQVDEYLELGHYRWKEGYISGAVYYYNPELIRLVTEVYGKASYTNPLHPDVFPGVCKMEAEVVRMTATLFHGGPSACGTMTTGGTESIMMACKAYRDYANDQRGITKPNMVLPVTAHTGFDKAAKYLGIFTKVVPINADTTEVDIRAMERAINRNTVMLVGSAPNFPYGTMDDIEAIAALGRKYNIPVHVDACLGGFLIVFMKRAGYPVRPFDFSIPGVTSISADTHKYGFTPKGSSVVLYSEKVYRHYQYTVTSDWPGGVYGSPTVNGSRAGGIIAATWATMMNFGLDGYVEATKRIIDTTRYIEKELRAIKNIFIFGTPATSVIGIGSRDFDIFLLGGELSNLGWNLNSLQFPSGIHICVTYMHTEAGVADKFIQDVRSKVTLIMKNPTKPVEGKMAIYGVAQSVPDRELIGDFTRCFIDSMYYTPVDKTTE
- the LOC128708782 gene encoding uncharacterized protein LOC128708782 — encoded protein: MTTITLPRHDVTKFCRFCLSEINLLNVIGASAEEQETHGELLRLVNNYLKIEFEPDKDFPSAICEMCIALLHDFDALYRNAHDYNYALRLLAENPTMADIETEIPVNTIEPRMANLDEPSPLVIIEMDNNAYGEEILATNALDGQIVLEDVPVNDTAEQEAQIDVYHVDGELQHIVMEGGTCIEIQSEDAPKLEPPARGNLLNASLTKTGPNILVRKRITPPYAATSPQLPKKPVPMKPSTIAVNNTPTRTLNVQANTKRPSQQAGHKQYVAATGPKQLFRCNHCTNLFVELSNLYSHSCPKRQRETVPNNSTRPTVVSSDGQRIKCKMCNMSYRTKLQYQKHEYEVHGIRNENFGIKCTICQKLFSQRQDYQLHMRAIHPTPGMSFVKVHSQ